The following are from one region of the Tepidamorphus gemmatus genome:
- a CDS encoding histone deacetylase family protein: MSTLYLTHSACLEHDNGYGHPERADRLRAIERALEDEAFALLVREQAPRGTLEQAALAHPMSHVERIAAMSPAEGIVHIDADTAMSPGSLDAALHAIGAALAAVDEVMTGKVANAFCAVRPPGHHAETARAMGFCLFNTAAIAARYAQVAHGAARVAVVDFDVHHGNGTQDIFWEDASLFYGSTHQMPLYPGTGAISERGVGNIFNAPLAPGAGGAEFREAMEAIVLPGLERFAPDLVLISAGFDAHTRDPLANINLVEEDFSWITRRLMDIADTSCNGRVVSVLEGGYDLMGLALSAAAHVRTLMQG; the protein is encoded by the coding sequence TTGTCCACTCTCTACCTCACCCATTCCGCCTGCCTCGAACACGACAATGGCTACGGACATCCGGAGCGCGCCGATCGCCTCCGGGCGATCGAGCGGGCGCTTGAGGACGAGGCCTTCGCGCTGCTGGTGCGCGAGCAGGCGCCGCGCGGCACGCTCGAGCAGGCGGCGCTGGCCCATCCGATGTCCCATGTCGAGCGGATCGCGGCGATGTCGCCGGCCGAGGGCATCGTCCATATCGACGCCGACACCGCGATGTCGCCGGGCAGTCTCGATGCCGCACTGCATGCGATCGGCGCGGCGCTCGCGGCGGTCGACGAGGTGATGACCGGCAAGGTTGCCAACGCGTTCTGCGCCGTCCGCCCGCCCGGACATCACGCCGAAACCGCCCGGGCGATGGGATTCTGCCTGTTCAACACAGCCGCGATCGCCGCAAGGTACGCCCAGGTGGCGCACGGGGCGGCGCGCGTCGCAGTTGTCGATTTCGACGTCCATCACGGCAACGGCACCCAGGACATTTTCTGGGAGGATGCCAGCCTGTTCTATGGTTCGACGCACCAGATGCCCCTCTATCCGGGCACCGGCGCGATCTCTGAGCGCGGCGTGGGCAACATCTTCAACGCCCCGCTCGCACCGGGTGCCGGCGGCGCGGAGTTCCGCGAGGCGATGGAGGCGATCGTGCTGCCCGGCCTCGAACGATTCGCACCCGATCTTGTCCTGATTTCCGCCGGTTTTGACGCCCACACCCGCGATCCACTCGCCAACATCAATCTCGTCGAGGAGGATTTTTCCTGGATTACCAGACGGTTGATGGACATTGCGGACACGTCCTGCAACGGCAGGGTCGTATCGGTGCTGGAAGGCGGCTACGATCTGATGGGGCTCGCCCTCTCGGCGGCGGCGCACGTGCG
- a CDS encoding acyl-CoA dehydrogenase family protein: MSYRAPVSDIVFTLRHVVGLDRELERGTFGDLGADLVEAILTEAGRFATEEIAPLNRIGDEVGAILADGKVTMPPGWKEAYARWTKAGWASLTGPAAFGGQDLPTSLSVATLEMWNSGSMAYGIGPTLTLGAVEAIHAHASPQLKDIFLGKLVSGEWMGTMNLTEPQAGSDLALLRTRAEPRGDGSYLIRGTKIFITYGEHDFTDNIVHLVLARLTDAPPGTRGLSLFLVPKFLVQPDGSLGPRNDVWCRSLEHKLGIHASPTCVMAFGDNEGAVGWLVGEPNRGLNCMFTMMNNARLCVGIQGVAIAERAYQTALAYARERRQGRLPGMPAEDAVAIIAHPDIRRSLMTMKALTQAARAICYETALAADLARHAREAGEREAAQARANLLTPVAKAFSTDIGVEVASIGIQVHGGMGYVEETGAAQHLRDARIAPIYEGTNGIQAIDLVVRKLPLEGGRAIGAYIADMRRIVEAVARIDDPAFGATGGRLAAAVDALERAGIWLAATMPTDPDAALAGATPYLRLFGIAAGGIALARGALAARALASEAPAGSVALARFFAENIAPEAPALAEIVIGGAPSVQAAEMALAS; encoded by the coding sequence GTGAGCTATCGCGCCCCGGTGTCCGACATCGTCTTCACCCTGCGTCATGTCGTCGGTCTCGACCGCGAACTGGAGCGTGGCACCTTCGGGGATCTCGGCGCCGATCTCGTCGAGGCGATCCTGACCGAAGCCGGCCGCTTCGCCACGGAGGAGATCGCCCCGCTCAACCGGATCGGCGACGAGGTCGGCGCGATCCTGGCCGATGGCAAGGTAACGATGCCGCCCGGCTGGAAGGAGGCGTATGCCCGCTGGACCAAGGCCGGCTGGGCGAGCCTGACGGGGCCGGCCGCGTTCGGCGGCCAGGACCTGCCGACCAGCCTGTCGGTGGCAACGCTGGAGATGTGGAACTCCGGATCGATGGCCTATGGCATCGGCCCGACCCTGACCCTTGGCGCGGTCGAGGCGATTCATGCCCATGCGAGCCCGCAACTGAAGGACATCTTCCTCGGGAAGCTCGTGTCCGGCGAATGGATGGGCACGATGAACCTTACCGAACCGCAGGCGGGCTCGGACCTCGCCCTGCTGCGGACCCGGGCCGAGCCGCGCGGCGACGGCAGCTATCTCATTCGCGGCACCAAGATCTTCATTACCTATGGTGAACACGACTTCACCGACAATATCGTGCACCTCGTGCTGGCCAGACTTACCGATGCACCGCCCGGAACGCGCGGCCTGTCGCTGTTCCTCGTGCCGAAATTCCTAGTGCAGCCCGACGGCAGTCTCGGGCCGCGCAACGACGTGTGGTGCCGCAGCCTCGAGCACAAGCTCGGCATCCACGCCAGCCCGACCTGCGTCATGGCCTTCGGCGACAACGAGGGCGCGGTCGGCTGGTTGGTCGGAGAGCCCAACCGCGGCCTGAACTGCATGTTCACGATGATGAACAACGCCCGGCTGTGTGTCGGGATCCAGGGGGTCGCGATCGCCGAGCGCGCCTATCAGACCGCGCTCGCCTATGCCCGCGAACGTCGCCAGGGTCGCCTGCCGGGCATGCCGGCGGAGGACGCCGTCGCCATCATCGCCCATCCCGATATACGGCGCAGCCTGATGACCATGAAGGCGCTGACCCAGGCCGCGCGGGCGATCTGTTACGAGACCGCGCTGGCGGCCGATCTGGCCCGCCATGCGCGCGAGGCCGGCGAACGGGAGGCGGCGCAGGCGCGTGCCAACCTGCTCACCCCTGTCGCCAAGGCCTTCTCCACGGACATCGGGGTGGAGGTCGCCTCCATCGGCATCCAGGTCCATGGCGGCATGGGCTATGTCGAGGAGACCGGTGCCGCCCAGCATCTGCGCGATGCTCGCATCGCGCCGATCTACGAGGGCACCAACGGCATCCAGGCGATCGACCTCGTCGTCCGCAAGCTGCCCCTGGAGGGCGGGCGGGCGATCGGCGCCTACATCGCCGACATGCGTCGGATCGTCGAGGCGGTGGCGCGGATCGACGATCCGGCCTTCGGTGCGACGGGCGGGCGGCTTGCCGCCGCCGTCGATGCGCTGGAGCGGGCAGGGATCTGGCTCGCCGCAACGATGCCAACCGATCCGGATGCCGCGCTGGCGGGTGCGACGCCGTATCTCAGGCTGTTCGGCATCGCTGCGGGCGGCATCGCGCTCGCGCGCGGTGCGCTGGCCGCCAGGGCACTGGCGAGCGAGGCGCCGGCCGGGTCGGTGGCGCTTGCCCGATTCTTCGCCGAGAACATCGCGCCGGAGGCGCCCGCGCTCGCCGAGATCGTGATCGGCGGCGCACCGTCCGTGCAGGCGGCCGAGATGGCGCTCGCCTCGTGA
- a CDS encoding L-threonylcarbamoyladenylate synthase, with protein sequence MIRLDPAAGADLRGTVAATAARHLAAGELVVLPTETVYGLAADATDSAAVARLYAAKGRPTFNPLISHVADRAMAEAHGLFDATAARLADAFWPGPLTLVVPRRPGSAISELVTAGLDTVGLRLPDSAVARDVARLLDRPFAAPSANRSGRISPTTADAAIEELGMAVALVIDAGPCRVGLESTIVACVGPDPVLLRPGGIARASIEAVLGRPLALPDFADPERPQAPGMLAAHYAPNARVRLDACTVEPGEALLAFGPRLPAGTERAVMILNLSAAGDPTEAAANLFTWLRRLDASGASTIAVAPIPDDGLGEAINDRLRRAAVR encoded by the coding sequence CTGATCCGCCTCGACCCCGCCGCCGGTGCCGATCTGCGCGGGACGGTCGCCGCGACGGCAGCCCGGCATCTGGCAGCGGGTGAGCTGGTCGTGCTGCCGACCGAGACCGTCTACGGGCTCGCCGCCGACGCGACCGACAGCGCGGCCGTGGCGCGGCTCTACGCGGCGAAGGGCCGACCAACCTTCAATCCGCTGATCTCGCATGTCGCCGACCGGGCAATGGCGGAGGCGCATGGCCTCTTCGATGCGACCGCCGCGCGGCTCGCCGACGCCTTCTGGCCGGGTCCGCTGACGCTGGTCGTGCCGAGGCGGCCCGGCTCGGCAATCAGCGAACTCGTCACCGCCGGGCTCGATACGGTGGGGCTGCGACTGCCAGACTCGGCGGTTGCCCGCGACGTCGCCCGTCTGCTCGACCGCCCCTTCGCCGCGCCAAGTGCCAACCGCTCCGGCCGGATCAGCCCGACCACGGCCGACGCCGCGATCGAGGAACTCGGCATGGCGGTTGCGCTGGTCATCGATGCCGGGCCGTGCCGGGTCGGCCTCGAATCGACAATCGTCGCCTGCGTCGGCCCCGATCCCGTGCTGCTCAGGCCGGGCGGCATCGCACGCGCGTCAATCGAGGCGGTGCTGGGCCGCCCGCTGGCTCTGCCCGACTTCGCCGATCCGGAGCGGCCGCAAGCGCCCGGCATGCTCGCCGCCCACTACGCGCCGAATGCCCGGGTGCGCCTCGACGCCTGCACGGTGGAACCGGGCGAGGCATTGCTCGCCTTCGGTCCGCGATTGCCGGCTGGCACCGAGCGGGCGGTGATGATCCTCAACCTGTCCGCGGCCGGCGATCCGACCGAGGCTGCCGCCAATCTGTTCACCTGGCTGCGACGGCTGGACGCGTCGGGAGCATCGACCATCGCCGTCGCCCCCATTCCCGACGACGGACTCGGCGAGGCGATCAATGACCGGTTGCGCCGCGCCGCCGTCCGCTAG
- a CDS encoding DUF2207 domain-containing protein: MPSSLQLLGACLALVILICGSGPSAAQSVGGMTREEIRSFDARIAVQTDGGVLVTEDIEVVALGREIRRGIYRDVALGGVGVLGIGRATLDIVQTLRDGAPEQHRTEQDGANVRIYLGNPDQFLSPGIYRYRIVYRMSDQARRFDGFDEIYWNVTGNAWSFLILEATAVVVPPVGAPVSQVAAYSGYWGDTGSDVLIDETQNGYPRFRMTRPLQPGEGLTVAVGWPSGFLAPATTGQRIVQWLERWGSLAASVLTLAIVLGYYLVVWHRIGRDPRGGSIIPIYRPTLPPAAMRYIERMGYDTTAFAAALVSLAVKGHVIIDGTQATRSVSVAPGTAAAKPMSDGERVLFDALFTGADKVTLTETSRQRLTAASKALEKHFERTFNRIYFNRNGKWFALGLAITVIGWLAAALLSLDHLDVALVAAVPAAMAIVAGNSAVATWKQVALFRRSGEYAALFGALIPAILLTMMCFVVGVFFLFVGAQIGAVPFVALLLAALVNVVFYHLLKAPTALGRQALDEIEGTRLYMTVAEKDRLKFESPPDKTPEHFHEMLPYAVALDLETAWSAQFKAEIEAARGRGEAEAYLKPSWYRIGSRGRGFSDAGQLRNLGSSLSAALGSATTTRSSGSSGGGGSGGGGGGRGGGGW; this comes from the coding sequence ATGCCGTCGAGCCTCCAGCTGCTTGGCGCCTGCCTGGCGCTGGTCATCCTCATCTGCGGTTCAGGCCCGTCCGCGGCGCAGTCCGTTGGCGGCATGACGCGCGAGGAGATCCGCAGCTTTGATGCGCGCATCGCAGTCCAGACCGATGGCGGGGTGCTGGTCACCGAGGACATCGAGGTCGTCGCGCTCGGCCGGGAGATCCGGCGGGGCATCTATCGTGACGTCGCTCTTGGTGGCGTCGGTGTACTCGGTATCGGGCGCGCCACCCTCGACATCGTGCAGACCCTGCGCGACGGCGCTCCGGAGCAGCATCGCACCGAGCAGGACGGGGCGAATGTCCGCATCTATCTCGGCAATCCGGATCAGTTCCTGTCGCCCGGCATCTACCGATACCGGATCGTCTACCGGATGAGCGACCAGGCGCGGCGATTCGACGGATTCGACGAGATCTACTGGAACGTAACCGGCAACGCGTGGAGCTTCCTCATTCTGGAGGCGACCGCGGTCGTGGTGCCGCCGGTCGGCGCGCCGGTGTCGCAGGTGGCGGCCTATTCCGGTTACTGGGGCGACACCGGCAGCGATGTGCTGATCGACGAGACCCAGAACGGCTATCCGCGCTTCCGCATGACCCGTCCGCTGCAGCCGGGCGAGGGGCTGACGGTGGCGGTGGGCTGGCCGTCAGGATTCCTTGCGCCTGCCACGACCGGCCAGCGCATCGTCCAGTGGCTGGAGCGCTGGGGGTCGCTGGCGGCGTCCGTCCTGACCCTGGCAATCGTGCTCGGCTACTATCTGGTCGTCTGGCATCGGATCGGCCGCGACCCGCGCGGTGGATCGATCATCCCGATCTATCGTCCCACCCTGCCGCCGGCGGCGATGCGCTACATCGAGCGGATGGGCTACGACACCACCGCTTTCGCCGCAGCGCTCGTCAGCCTCGCCGTCAAGGGGCATGTCATCATCGACGGCACCCAGGCGACACGCTCGGTGTCCGTGGCTCCCGGAACTGCCGCTGCGAAGCCGATGTCGGACGGTGAGCGGGTCCTGTTCGATGCCCTTTTCACCGGCGCCGACAAGGTGACGCTAACGGAGACGAGCCGTCAGCGGCTGACCGCGGCCAGCAAGGCGCTGGAGAAGCACTTCGAGCGGACCTTCAACCGGATCTACTTCAACCGCAACGGCAAGTGGTTCGCGCTGGGACTGGCGATCACGGTGATCGGATGGCTGGCGGCCGCGCTGCTGTCTCTGGACCATCTTGATGTGGCGCTTGTCGCCGCCGTTCCGGCGGCGATGGCGATCGTCGCCGGCAACTCGGCGGTCGCGACGTGGAAGCAGGTTGCGCTGTTCCGCCGCTCAGGCGAGTACGCAGCCCTGTTCGGCGCGCTGATCCCGGCCATACTGCTGACGATGATGTGCTTCGTCGTTGGCGTGTTCTTCCTGTTCGTCGGCGCCCAGATCGGCGCCGTGCCGTTCGTGGCCTTGCTGCTGGCGGCGCTGGTCAACGTCGTCTTCTACCACCTGCTCAAGGCGCCGACGGCGCTCGGCCGCCAGGCGCTCGATGAGATCGAGGGCACCCGGCTCTACATGACGGTGGCCGAAAAGGACCGGCTGAAGTTCGAAAGCCCCCCGGACAAGACCCCGGAGCACTTCCACGAGATGCTGCCCTATGCGGTCGCGCTCGATCTGGAAACGGCCTGGAGTGCGCAGTTCAAGGCCGAGATCGAGGCGGCGCGCGGCAGGGGCGAGGCGGAGGCCTATCTGAAGCCCTCGTGGTACCGCATCGGCAGCCGGGGGCGCGGCTTCAGCGACGCCGGGCAGCTTCGCAACCTCGGATCCTCGCTAAGCGCGGCATTGGGAAGCGCGACGACCACCAGGTCCTCTGGCTCGTCGGGAGGCGGAGGCTCGGGTGGGGGCGGTGGCGGCCGTGGCGGGGGCGGCTGGTAG
- a CDS encoding LemA family protein, with protein MVVAYVLIALAVAAGIYVVVTYNGLVSLRTRAEEAWSDIQVQMKRRYDLIPNLVETVKGYMTHEANTLEAVVRARNLAMADTGSPAHQAQSENVLQHALRNLFALAESYPDLKANQNFLQLQADLTDTENRINMSRRFYNGSVRDLNIKIDQFPSNLVARQFGFTRGEFFELDATEATAASQPVPVSFSRT; from the coding sequence ATGGTCGTTGCCTACGTGCTCATCGCGCTGGCCGTTGCGGCCGGCATCTATGTCGTCGTCACCTACAACGGTCTCGTTTCGCTGAGGACGCGCGCCGAGGAGGCCTGGAGCGACATCCAGGTACAGATGAAGCGGCGCTACGACCTCATCCCCAATCTGGTCGAGACGGTTAAGGGCTACATGACGCACGAGGCGAACACGCTCGAGGCCGTCGTCAGGGCGCGCAATCTTGCGATGGCCGATACCGGCAGCCCGGCGCATCAGGCGCAGAGCGAGAACGTCCTGCAGCACGCGCTGAGGAATCTGTTCGCGCTGGCCGAATCCTATCCCGATCTCAAGGCCAACCAGAACTTCCTGCAGCTGCAGGCCGACCTCACCGACACGGAGAACCGCATCAACATGTCGCGGCGGTTCTACAACGGGTCGGTCCGCGACCTGAACATCAAGATCGATCAGTTCCCGTCCAACCTCGTCGCCCGGCAGTTCGGCTTCACCAGGGGCGAATTCTTCGAGCTGGACGCCACCGAGGCCACCGCCGCCTCGCAGCCGGTGCCGGTATCGTTCAGCCGGACCTGA
- a CDS encoding sigma-70 family RNA polymerase sigma factor, whose translation MHAAFAMTPDPAATAMSASAEPMALLVARVALSRDREAFRQLYCHYAPRVKGLMLRKGASPELAEELMQETMLAVWTKASLFHPGRGSVATWIFTIARNLRIDRLRRENVQHFEDVHELEIAEGDLPGGREVLAQDEAAIARQEQRRVAEALGTLPGEQADILRLSFVDELSQSDIAQRLSLPLGTVKSRMRLAYRRLRLALEERS comes from the coding sequence ATGCACGCGGCATTCGCCATGACACCCGATCCCGCTGCCACAGCAATGTCGGCATCCGCCGAGCCGATGGCGCTGCTCGTGGCGCGCGTCGCCTTGAGCCGCGACCGCGAGGCGTTTCGGCAGCTCTATTGCCATTATGCGCCGCGGGTGAAGGGCCTGATGCTGCGCAAGGGAGCGAGCCCGGAGCTGGCCGAGGAACTGATGCAGGAAACGATGCTGGCGGTATGGACCAAGGCGTCGCTCTTCCATCCCGGTCGCGGCTCTGTGGCGACGTGGATCTTCACCATCGCCCGCAACCTGCGCATCGACCGGCTCAGGCGCGAGAACGTCCAGCATTTCGAGGATGTGCACGAGCTCGAGATCGCCGAGGGCGATCTGCCCGGCGGCCGCGAGGTGCTTGCCCAGGACGAGGCGGCGATCGCCCGGCAGGAGCAGCGCCGCGTGGCCGAAGCGCTCGGCACCTTGCCCGGCGAGCAAGCCGATATTCTCAGGCTGTCCTTCGTCGACGAGCTGTCGCAGAGCGATATCGCGCAGCGGCTGTCCCTGCCGCTGGGCACGGTCAAGTCGCGCATGCGGCTCGCCTATCGCCGGCTTCGCCTGGCCCTGGAGGAACGGTCGTGA
- a CDS encoding ChrR family anti-sigma-E factor yields MNIRHHPDEATLLAYAAGSLTEALSVTVAAHLAMCAHCRAAVRTAEAIGGASLENAEIAPLAADSLAHMMARIETPAALRPEPRPKPRVTDPRVPMPLARRIDGGLDEIRWRWIAPGVRSHEISVSPSGGRLVLLRIASGKAMPEHGHRGSELTLVLAGSYSDATGRYGPGDLADLDEDLEHTPVVDSEEDCICLVATEAPTRFKSLIGRLLQPYLRL; encoded by the coding sequence GTGAACATTCGCCACCATCCCGACGAAGCGACCCTGTTGGCCTACGCGGCCGGCAGCCTGACCGAGGCCCTGTCCGTGACAGTCGCCGCGCATCTGGCAATGTGCGCACACTGCCGCGCCGCAGTGCGCACCGCCGAGGCGATCGGCGGCGCCTCGCTGGAGAACGCCGAAATCGCTCCGCTGGCGGCCGATTCGCTCGCCCACATGATGGCGCGGATCGAGACCCCGGCGGCGCTGAGGCCGGAGCCCCGGCCGAAGCCCCGCGTCACCGATCCGCGTGTTCCGATGCCGCTCGCCCGCCGTATCGACGGCGGTCTCGACGAGATCCGCTGGCGCTGGATTGCGCCGGGTGTGCGCAGCCACGAGATTTCCGTGTCGCCGAGCGGCGGACGGCTGGTGCTGCTGCGGATTGCGTCGGGCAAGGCGATGCCCGAGCACGGCCATCGCGGCAGCGAACTGACGCTGGTGCTGGCCGGCTCCTACAGCGATGCGACAGGCCGCTATGGCCCCGGTGATCTCGCCGACCTTGACGAGGATCTCGAGCACACTCCGGTGGTCGATTCCGAGGAGGATTGCATCTGCCTCGTGGCGACAGAGGCGCCGACCCGGTTCAAGTCGCTGATCGGGCGGTTGCTGCAGCCCTACCTGCGACTCTGA
- a CDS encoding SDR family NAD(P)-dependent oxidoreductase has protein sequence MAAATGAAWTTAWVIGASSGLGREIARQLAARGVSVAASARRADALEVLTRDSGGAIRPYPLDIVDTSAVRAVADRIEQDLGTPDLVVQAAAVWHPFRLDDVSADSFERSMQVNYLGSVNVVAAVLPRMRQADRGTIALIASVAGYRGLPKAAIYAPTKAALISLAECLHTELDGSGVSVRIVNPGFIATPMTARNDFPMPFLMQPDEAARRTIDGLAGRGFETAYPRRFVAVLKLMRLLPYSLYFPIIRKLVSRR, from the coding sequence ATGGCCGCGGCAACCGGAGCGGCCTGGACGACCGCCTGGGTGATCGGCGCCAGCTCCGGGCTCGGCCGTGAGATCGCGCGTCAGCTTGCGGCCCGCGGCGTCAGCGTCGCCGCTTCGGCGCGGCGGGCCGACGCGCTCGAAGTCCTCACTCGCGACAGTGGCGGCGCGATCCGGCCCTATCCGCTCGACATCGTCGACACAAGTGCAGTTCGTGCGGTGGCGGACCGGATCGAGCAGGACCTCGGAACGCCGGACCTGGTGGTGCAGGCAGCGGCCGTCTGGCATCCGTTTCGCCTCGACGACGTCTCGGCGGACAGCTTCGAGCGGTCGATGCAGGTCAACTATCTTGGCAGCGTCAACGTCGTCGCGGCGGTGCTGCCCCGGATGCGGCAGGCCGACCGCGGGACCATCGCGCTGATTGCCTCGGTCGCCGGTTATCGCGGCCTGCCGAAGGCGGCGATCTATGCCCCGACCAAGGCCGCCCTGATCAGCCTGGCCGAATGTCTGCACACCGAGCTGGACGGCAGCGGGGTGTCGGTCAGGATCGTCAATCCCGGCTTCATCGCAACACCGATGACCGCGCGGAACGACTTCCCGATGCCATTCCTGATGCAGCCCGACGAGGCGGCACGGCGCACGATCGACGGGCTGGCCGGACGCGGTTTCGAGACGGCCTATCCCCGCCGGTTCGTGGCCGTCCTCAAGCTGATGCGGCTGTTGCCCTATTCCCTCTACTTCCCGATCATCCGCAAGCTGGTGTCGCGCCGATGA
- a CDS encoding nuclear transport factor 2 family protein: protein MNSQSEARAAVDRYNRTLETLRPDTIDDLLALCTADIRFADPFNDVVGRAAVGRVYEDMFGKVRDLKFTVLDCHGAGPVYLTRWRFEGRMGRLGHNAVEGMSHLTLDGDGLVRAHIDYWDAARLYARLPLLGAILAAIRRRISARAG from the coding sequence ATGAACAGCCAGTCTGAGGCCCGTGCGGCCGTGGACCGCTACAACCGAACGCTCGAGACGCTGCGCCCCGACACGATCGACGATCTGCTGGCGCTGTGCACCGCGGACATCCGTTTTGCCGATCCGTTCAACGACGTGGTCGGTCGCGCCGCGGTCGGACGCGTCTACGAAGACATGTTCGGGAAGGTCCGCGACCTGAAGTTCACCGTGCTCGACTGTCATGGCGCCGGTCCGGTGTATCTGACCCGCTGGCGGTTCGAGGGCCGCATGGGCCGGCTCGGCCACAATGCGGTCGAGGGAATGAGTCACCTCACGCTCGACGGCGACGGGCTGGTGCGGGCCCATATCGACTACTGGGACGCCGCCCGCCTCTACGCGCGCCTGCCGCTGCTCGGAGCCATCCTCGCCGCGATCCGGCGGCGCATCTCTGCCCGCGCCGGCTGA
- a CDS encoding SulP family inorganic anion transporter — protein MRPSRTTAVEAAPSFVELFTPKLVTVLREGYSVANLRSDALAGLTVAIVALPLSMAIAIASGATPAQGLYTAIVGGFLVSALGGSRFQIGGPAGAFIVLVATTAAAHGMDGVILATLMSGVMLVAVGLLRLGTYVKFIPYPVTVGFTAGIAVIIAASQIKSLFGLALAGPEPGPLIEKLPALWKAAATVDPVTVALSATTVAAIAGLKAVRPHWPGMLMAVAIATLATALLDLPVATIGSAFGGIPASLPMPALPQMSLAKVVAVLPSAVSFTLLGAIESLLSAVVADGMTGRRHRSNCELVAQGIANIGSALFGGICVTGTIARTATNVRAGAHGPIAGMLHAVFLLGFVLVAAPLARFIPLASLAAVLIVVAWNMAEKQAFAALLKASWGDAAVLLATFLLTIFRDLTEGIVVGVALGSLLFIQRMSRMTAIETAVPFVPEDRADTANGGRTPYDETVAADPDVVVYRISGVFFFGAAASIGSVLDRIADRHRALVIDLSAVPFLDSTAANTLETLAHKAHRRGVRLVFTGTTHEMRQTLFANGIKPPLARFDRRIEDAVGKLRRRLSARD, from the coding sequence ATGAGACCATCGAGGACCACAGCGGTTGAGGCCGCACCGAGCTTCGTCGAACTGTTCACCCCGAAGCTGGTCACCGTCCTCCGCGAAGGCTACAGCGTCGCGAACCTGCGATCTGACGCCCTGGCCGGGCTGACCGTCGCCATCGTCGCGCTGCCGCTTTCGATGGCCATTGCCATCGCTTCCGGTGCGACACCGGCGCAGGGGCTCTACACGGCGATCGTCGGCGGATTTCTCGTTTCCGCACTCGGCGGCAGCCGGTTCCAGATCGGCGGGCCGGCTGGCGCCTTCATCGTGCTGGTCGCCACCACGGCCGCTGCCCACGGCATGGACGGGGTGATCCTGGCCACCCTCATGTCAGGGGTGATGCTCGTCGCCGTCGGGCTGCTCAGGCTCGGCACCTACGTGAAGTTCATCCCCTATCCGGTGACGGTCGGCTTCACGGCCGGCATCGCGGTGATCATCGCCGCGAGCCAGATCAAGAGCCTGTTCGGTCTTGCACTCGCCGGTCCGGAGCCTGGTCCGCTCATCGAGAAGCTGCCGGCGCTGTGGAAAGCCGCCGCCACCGTCGATCCCGTCACGGTGGCGCTGTCGGCGACCACGGTGGCCGCCATCGCCGGGCTCAAGGCGGTGCGCCCGCACTGGCCCGGCATGCTCATGGCGGTGGCCATCGCAACGCTCGCCACCGCGCTGCTCGATCTGCCGGTCGCCACCATCGGCTCCGCCTTCGGCGGCATCCCGGCCAGCCTGCCGATGCCGGCGCTGCCGCAGATGAGCCTCGCCAAGGTGGTGGCCGTCCTGCCCAGCGCGGTGAGCTTCACCCTGCTCGGGGCGATCGAATCGCTGCTCTCGGCCGTGGTTGCGGACGGCATGACCGGGCGCCGGCACCGTTCGAACTGTGAGCTGGTCGCCCAGGGCATCGCCAATATCGGCTCCGCGCTGTTCGGCGGCATCTGCGTGACCGGCACGATCGCGCGCACCGCGACTAACGTGCGGGCCGGCGCGCACGGCCCGATCGCGGGCATGCTGCATGCGGTCTTCCTGCTCGGCTTCGTGCTGGTGGCGGCGCCGCTGGCGCGCTTCATTCCGCTGGCGAGCCTTGCCGCTGTCCTGATCGTGGTCGCCTGGAACATGGCCGAGAAGCAGGCCTTCGCCGCCTTGCTGAAGGCCTCGTGGGGCGATGCCGCCGTCCTGCTGGCGACCTTCCTGCTGACGATCTTCCGCGATCTGACAGAAGGTATCGTCGTCGGCGTCGCGCTCGGTTCGTTGCTGTTCATCCAGCGCATGTCGCGGATGACCGCGATCGAGACGGCTGTGCCGTTCGTGCCGGAGGACCGCGCCGACACCGCCAATGGCGGCCGTACGCCCTACGACGAGACCGTCGCCGCCGATCCCGACGTCGTCGTCTACCGGATCTCCGGCGTGTTCTTCTTCGGGGCCGCCGCCTCGATTGGCTCGGTACTGGACCGCATCGCCGATCGCCACCGGGCCCTGGTGATCGACCTGTCGGCGGTTCCCTTCCTCGATTCAACCGCAGCCAACACGCTGGAGACCCTGGCGCACAAGGCCCACCGGCGCGGTGTCCGGCTGGTGTTCACCGGCACCACCCACGAGATGCGACAGACGCTGTTCGCCAACGGCATCAAGCCGCCGCTGGCGCGGTTCGACCGGCGCATCGAGGACGCAGTCGGCAAGTTGCGCCGTCGGCTGTCCGCCCGGGACTGA